From Flavobacterium arcticum, the proteins below share one genomic window:
- a CDS encoding alanine dehydrogenase: MSLTPFTKQQLLPQEEKLEVSRQRSDLFIGIPKETSYQERRICLTPDAVNSLTAHGHRVMIESEAGESSSYSDKEYSDAGAEITMDTKKVFSCPVILKVEPPTEKEIEMMKHETLLISAIQLKTQKKEYFEALAAKKITAMAFEFIKDEDGSYPAVKLLSEIAGTASVLIAAELMINQKIGKGLLLGNITGVPPTEVVIIGAGTVAEFAARTAIGLGANVKVFDNSITKLRRLQNNLNQRIFTSTIQEKSLLKALMRCDVAIGAMRGKNRTPIIVSETMVEHMKRGAVIMDVCIDTGGCFETSEITTHEKPTFVKNNVVHYCVPNIPSRYSKTASMSLSNIISPFLLQMAENGGLESSIRCNNGFKNGIYFYHGLLTNKSIADWFSLPYTDINFITF; the protein is encoded by the coding sequence ATGTCACTAACACCTTTTACCAAACAACAATTATTGCCGCAAGAAGAGAAGCTAGAAGTAAGCAGACAGCGGAGTGACCTTTTTATTGGTATCCCTAAGGAGACATCTTATCAGGAAAGAAGAATTTGCTTAACACCCGATGCTGTTAACTCATTAACTGCACATGGGCACAGAGTAATGATAGAATCTGAAGCAGGCGAAAGCTCTAGCTATAGCGATAAAGAGTATAGTGATGCTGGTGCAGAGATAACAATGGATACTAAAAAAGTATTTAGTTGCCCTGTTATACTAAAAGTAGAGCCGCCTACTGAAAAAGAAATTGAAATGATGAAGCATGAAACACTTCTCATCTCTGCAATACAACTAAAAACACAAAAAAAAGAATATTTTGAAGCTCTTGCTGCTAAAAAAATAACAGCAATGGCTTTTGAATTTATAAAAGATGAAGACGGCTCCTACCCTGCTGTAAAACTATTAAGCGAAATTGCAGGTACAGCATCAGTACTTATTGCTGCTGAGTTGATGATAAATCAAAAAATAGGAAAAGGGCTTCTTCTAGGTAATATAACAGGTGTACCCCCTACAGAGGTGGTAATTATTGGTGCAGGAACAGTAGCCGAGTTTGCTGCTAGAACAGCCATAGGACTTGGGGCAAACGTAAAAGTTTTTGATAACTCGATTACTAAATTACGTAGACTCCAAAATAATTTAAATCAACGAATATTTACTTCTACCATACAAGAGAAATCATTATTAAAAGCGCTTATGCGTTGCGATGTAGCTATTGGTGCTATGCGCGGCAAAAATCGTACTCCTATTATTGTAAGTGAAACAATGGTAGAGCATATGAAAAGAGGTGCTGTAATAATGGATGTATGTATTGATACTGGAGGCTGTTTTGAAACCTCTGAAATAACAACGCATGAAAAACCTACTTTTGTTAAAAATAATGTAGTACACTACTGCGTACCCAACATACCATCGCGCTATTCTAAAACGGCATCTATGTCTTTGAGTAATATAATAAGTCCTTTTTTATTACAAATGGCAGAAAACGGAGGGCTCGAAAGCTCTATACGCTGTAATAATGGTTTTAAAAACGGAATTTATTTTTATCACGGGCTACTTACTAACAAGTCTATTGCCGATTGGTTCTCGCTACCCTATACCGATATTAATTTTATTACATTCTAA
- a CDS encoding HD domain-containing protein, with product MSEINKLKILNDPIYGFISITNPLVYDLIQHPYFQRLRRISQMGMSYLVYPGAHHTRFHHALGCMHIMQKTIQVLKFKGIAISDEEENALSIAILLHDIGHGPFSHAMEHSIVERVNHEAISLRFMDKLNEEFDGKLSLAIKIFKGEYHRKFMLQLISSQMDMDRMDYLKRDSFYSGVAEGNINSERLIQMMNVYNDILVIEEKGIYSVEKFLVARRLMYWQAYLHKTSVAAEMILTKILKRAKELTQKGEILLCSKPLQFFLQQKIELDDFNDQVLETFSRLDDFDVMSAIKEWQYHDDFILGELSRMIINRDLPKIRLRSEKVEKKTVENLKAELMKVYNINEKETDYFVFKGKIKNQAYNKSGEPIHILKKDRTVEEVAAASDQLNLKALSKPVTKYYICFPKVLLEKAVI from the coding sequence GTGAGCGAAATTAATAAGCTTAAAATATTGAACGACCCTATATATGGGTTTATATCTATAACAAATCCACTGGTTTACGACCTTATTCAACATCCTTACTTTCAAAGATTACGACGCATTTCTCAAATGGGAATGTCATATCTTGTATATCCAGGGGCACACCATACTCGTTTTCACCATGCCTTAGGGTGTATGCATATAATGCAAAAAACCATTCAGGTATTAAAATTTAAAGGCATAGCGATTTCAGATGAAGAAGAAAATGCTTTAAGTATAGCTATATTATTGCATGATATAGGTCACGGACCATTTTCTCATGCTATGGAGCATAGTATTGTAGAGCGTGTAAACCATGAAGCTATTTCACTTCGTTTTATGGATAAGCTTAACGAAGAATTTGATGGTAAACTATCATTGGCAATAAAAATATTTAAAGGAGAGTATCATAGAAAATTCATGTTGCAATTGATATCTAGCCAAATGGATATGGATAGAATGGATTATCTGAAACGTGATAGTTTTTATAGTGGTGTAGCTGAAGGAAATATCAACTCGGAAAGGTTGATACAAATGATGAATGTATACAATGATATACTAGTTATAGAAGAGAAAGGAATTTACTCTGTAGAGAAATTTTTAGTAGCACGTAGGCTCATGTACTGGCAGGCATACTTGCACAAAACAAGTGTAGCAGCAGAGATGATATTGACTAAAATACTGAAACGCGCAAAAGAATTGACTCAAAAAGGTGAAATATTATTATGTAGTAAACCTTTACAGTTTTTTCTTCAGCAAAAAATAGAACTTGACGATTTTAATGACCAAGTATTAGAAACTTTTTCAAGACTCGACGATTTTGATGTAATGAGTGCTATAAAAGAATGGCAATATCACGATGATTTTATATTAGGCGAATTGAGTAGGATGATTATTAATAGAGATCTCCCAAAAATAAGATTACGATCTGAAAAAGTAGAAAAGAAAACGGTAGAAAACTTAAAAGCTGAATTAATGAAAGTCTATAATATAAACGAGAAAGAGACAGACTATTTCGTTTTTAAGGGTAAAATTAAAAATCAAGCCTATAATAAGTCAGGTGAACCTATACATATATTAAAGAAAGATCGTACAGTAGAGGAGGTCGCAGCAGCATCAGATCAGTTGAATTTAAAGGCATTATCTAAGCCAGTTACTAAATATTATATATGTTTTCCAAAAGTACTTTTGGAAAAAGCAGTCATTTAA
- a CDS encoding lactonase family protein codes for MMKLYRLLILFAVITANAQGNYKLLVGTYTNECKSEGIYIYDYNATDGGLKLKGSSEKVINPSFLTVSNDGKYVYSVNENGTKSTVSSFKYTPSSDTVDLINKKDAKGMDPCHIITDDTNVIVANYSSGSITVYGKKDDGALTNSKQVIAHTGSGSLAPQQKDSHIHMVQFSPDKNYVIATDLGANKMYVYNYNPKGDKETLVLKEEKIIAKVGSGPRHFVFNPNGSFMYLIQELDATLTVLYYGEGKMATIQELSIAPEDKDAENSAADIHITKDGKFLYATNRGEANSITVFQVHANGKVSKVQEISTEGIAPRNFAIDPDENFVLVANQKSNNIVIFKRDKTTGMLSDTGNRVEVCQPVCLVFTKVK; via the coding sequence ATGATGAAACTATACCGTTTACTTATTTTATTTGCAGTAATAACAGCTAATGCACAAGGTAATTATAAACTTCTTGTAGGTACTTATACTAATGAGTGCAAAAGCGAGGGAATATATATATATGATTATAATGCTACCGACGGAGGATTAAAATTAAAAGGAAGCTCTGAAAAAGTTATTAACCCCAGTTTTCTTACGGTATCAAATGATGGAAAGTATGTATATAGTGTAAACGAAAACGGAACTAAAAGCACTGTAAGCTCTTTTAAATATACTCCAAGTAGTGATACAGTAGACCTTATTAATAAAAAAGATGCTAAGGGTATGGATCCTTGTCATATTATTACCGATGATACTAATGTAATAGTGGCTAACTATAGTAGTGGCTCTATAACAGTATATGGTAAAAAAGATGATGGTGCTCTTACTAACTCTAAACAAGTTATCGCTCATACAGGTAGTGGTAGCTTAGCACCACAGCAAAAAGACTCGCACATACATATGGTGCAATTTTCGCCAGATAAAAACTATGTAATAGCTACTGATCTTGGTGCTAACAAAATGTATGTTTACAATTATAATCCAAAAGGAGATAAGGAAACACTTGTATTAAAAGAAGAGAAAATAATTGCTAAAGTAGGAAGTGGTCCAAGACATTTTGTATTTAACCCTAACGGGTCATTTATGTACCTTATACAAGAACTTGATGCTACTTTAACGGTGCTATACTATGGTGAAGGGAAAATGGCAACTATACAGGAACTAAGCATAGCGCCTGAGGATAAGGATGCAGAGAATAGTGCTGCCGATATTCATATTACTAAAGACGGTAAGTTTTTATATGCAACAAATAGAGGAGAGGCAAACAGTATTACTGTTTTTCAAGTACATGCTAACGGAAAGGTAAGTAAGGTTCAAGAAATTTCTACAGAAGGTATTGCACCACGTAACTTTGCCATAGATCCTGATGAAAATTTTGTATTGGTAGCTAACCAAAAAAGTAATAACATAGTAATCTTTAAAAGAGATAAAACTACAGGAATGCTTAGCGATACAGGTAACAGAGTAGAGGTATGCCAACCTGTTTGTTTAGTGTTTACAAAAGTTAAATAA
- the porX gene encoding T9SS response regulator signal transducer PorX, translated as MNEIKILWVDDEIDMLKPHILFLEKKNYNVTTANNGQDAIDIFRNENFDIVFLDENMPGLSGLETLSEIKELKSSVPVIMITKSEEEYIMEEAIGSKIADYLIKPVNPNQILLSLKKNLDHSRLVSEKTTLDYQKEFRKIAMDMAMVNSWEDWVDMYKRLVFWEMELENIEDQSMVEILESQKHEANSQFGKFIEKNYADWYKPNADKPVLSHNLFRELVVPEIVKKQPILFVVIDNLRYDQWKAFQSVITNHYKLEKESAYYSILPTATQYARNAIFSGLTPLEMEKKHPTYWKNDVEEGGKNLYEADFLTEHLKRLGLNIKQEYYKITNFKDGKKLVDNFKGLKDNDLTTIVYNFVDMLSHAKTEMEVVKELASNDKAYRSLTLSWFKNSPLLEMIQQAQVMGFKLILTTDHGTINVKNPSKVIGDRNTSLNLRYKTGRSLTFEDREVYHVKDPKSVQLPTINMSSSYIFAKNDLFLAYVNNYNHYVSYYRNTYQHGGISLEEMIIPFLVFNPK; from the coding sequence ATGAATGAGATTAAGATACTTTGGGTTGACGATGAGATAGACATGCTGAAACCCCACATACTTTTCCTTGAAAAGAAAAATTATAATGTAACTACAGCTAATAACGGTCAGGATGCGATAGACATTTTTAGAAATGAAAATTTTGATATTGTATTTTTAGATGAAAATATGCCAGGACTTAGCGGACTGGAAACATTATCAGAAATTAAGGAACTAAAATCGTCTGTTCCTGTAATTATGATAACCAAAAGTGAGGAAGAGTATATAATGGAAGAGGCTATAGGATCTAAAATAGCCGATTACCTTATAAAGCCCGTAAACCCAAACCAAATATTACTAAGCTTAAAAAAGAACTTAGATCATTCACGATTGGTATCAGAAAAAACAACGCTTGATTATCAAAAAGAGTTTCGCAAAATAGCTATGGATATGGCTATGGTAAACAGTTGGGAAGACTGGGTAGATATGTACAAAAGACTCGTGTTTTGGGAAATGGAGCTTGAAAACATTGAAGACCAAAGCATGGTAGAGATACTAGAATCGCAAAAGCATGAAGCAAACTCTCAGTTTGGGAAGTTTATAGAAAAAAATTATGCCGACTGGTATAAACCTAATGCAGATAAACCTGTGCTGTCGCATAATCTTTTCCGCGAGCTGGTAGTGCCCGAAATAGTAAAAAAACAACCTATACTTTTTGTAGTTATAGATAACTTACGCTACGACCAGTGGAAGGCTTTCCAGAGTGTAATAACGAACCATTATAAACTAGAAAAAGAATCGGCTTACTACTCTATTTTACCTACAGCTACTCAATATGCTCGTAATGCAATATTCTCAGGGCTTACTCCATTAGAAATGGAAAAAAAGCATCCTACTTATTGGAAAAACGATGTTGAAGAAGGTGGTAAAAATTTATATGAGGCTGATTTTCTTACCGAACACTTAAAACGACTAGGATTAAATATAAAACAAGAATATTATAAAATAACCAACTTTAAAGATGGTAAGAAACTCGTAGACAATTTTAAAGGACTTAAAGATAACGACCTTACTACAATAGTATATAACTTTGTAGATATGCTATCGCATGCTAAAACAGAAATGGAAGTTGTAAAAGAGCTTGCTAGTAACGATAAAGCATACCGCTCACTTACTCTAAGCTGGTTTAAAAACTCCCCATTGCTCGAAATGATACAACAAGCGCAGGTAATGGGCTTTAAACTTATATTAACTACAGATCATGGTACTATAAATGTAAAAAACCCTAGCAAAGTAATTGGCGATAGAAATACCAGTCTTAACCTGAGGTATAAAACAGGACGTAGCCTTACTTTTGAAGATAGAGAAGTTTACCATGTAAAAGACCCAAAGAGTGTACAATTACCTACTATAAACATGAGTAGTTCTTATATATTTGCGAAAAATGATTTGTTTCTTGCTTATGTAAATAACTACAATCATTATGTTAGTTATTACAGGAATACATATCAGCACGGAGGTATATCATTAGAGGAAATGATTATTCCGTTTTTAGTATTTAATCCAAAATAA
- a CDS encoding cation:proton antiporter: MTAGIILVLCLLVLLAYIFDLTSSKTKIPSVLLLLALGFLVRQLCNFFGINLIDLQNVLPILGSIGLILIVLEGALELELTKDKIPVIKRSVLIGFLPLIVLALILAFAFHYITGVDFKICLINAIPLSIISSSVAIPSVRSFMKTDREFVIYESSISDIIGVILFNFVTLHESFGFMAFGSFFIQLLIIIVVSFIATGMLSFMLSRLEHQIKFVPIIFLVILIYEISKEFHLPSLVFILVFGLFLNNLNEIRHIKWIQKLKPRVLRREVHKFREITIEATFLVRALFFLLFGFLIEVSEVLNTEVLIYSVSITAGIYLVRVIALKLAGTKLVPLLFIAPRGLITILLFLSILPQKLLPFMNKSLIIQVIILTSLVMMIGTISSKKEPTGDKDDETTKESKTT; the protein is encoded by the coding sequence ATGACAGCAGGCATTATCTTAGTACTATGTTTACTTGTACTACTAGCTTATATATTTGATTTAACCTCTTCGAAGACTAAGATACCCTCCGTGCTGCTTCTGCTAGCTCTTGGTTTTTTAGTTCGACAGCTATGCAATTTTTTTGGTATCAATTTAATAGATTTACAAAATGTATTACCTATATTGGGTAGTATTGGTTTGATATTAATTGTTTTAGAAGGAGCATTAGAGCTGGAGCTTACTAAAGATAAAATACCTGTCATAAAACGTTCGGTTCTTATTGGCTTTTTACCACTTATTGTATTGGCACTAATACTTGCTTTTGCGTTTCACTACATTACTGGTGTCGATTTTAAAATATGTCTTATTAATGCAATACCATTATCTATTATTAGTAGCTCTGTAGCGATACCTAGTGTACGTAGTTTTATGAAAACAGACAGAGAGTTTGTAATTTATGAAAGTAGTATATCTGATATTATAGGGGTAATATTATTTAATTTCGTTACCCTTCACGAAAGCTTTGGTTTTATGGCTTTTGGCTCTTTCTTTATTCAGCTTCTTATTATTATAGTAGTTTCATTTATTGCAACAGGTATGTTATCTTTTATGTTAAGTAGGCTAGAGCATCAAATAAAATTTGTACCTATTATCTTTCTTGTAATACTTATTTATGAGATATCAAAAGAGTTTCACCTTCCATCACTTGTGTTTATCTTGGTGTTTGGGCTATTTCTTAATAACCTTAATGAGATTCGACATATTAAATGGATACAAAAATTAAAACCGAGAGTATTGAGACGAGAGGTACATAAATTTAGAGAGATAACTATTGAAGCTACTTTTCTTGTTCGTGCTTTATTTTTCTTATTATTTGGTTTCTTAATAGAGGTAAGTGAAGTACTTAATACAGAGGTTTTAATCTATTCTGTTAGTATAACAGCAGGTATCTATTTAGTGAGAGTAATAGCATTAAAGTTAGCAGGAACAAAGCTAGTACCATTATTATTTATTGCTCCTAGAGGGTTAATAACTATTTTGTTATTCCTTTCAATATTACCTCAAAAACTGCTCCCGTTTATGAATAAATCTCTTATTATTCAGGTCATCATTTTAACTTCATTAGTAATGATGATAGGAACTATTTCTAGCAAAAAAGAACCTACTGGAGATAAAGATGATGAAACTACTAAAGAAAGTAAAACTACATAA
- the lpxD gene encoding UDP-3-O-(3-hydroxymyristoyl)glucosamine N-acyltransferase, whose protein sequence is MKFTAEQIAGILEGEVVGNPNAEVHKLSKIEEGTKGSLTFLANPKYQQYIYSTEATIAIVNKSFEPESPISTTLIKVEDAYKSFSKLLEYYNQVKLMKSGIEQPSVIGDDVVYGDNLYLGSFCYIGKNVKIGNNVKIYPNSFVGDNVTIGDNTILFAGVRIYSESEIGNNCTIHSGVIIGSDGFGFAPNEEGVYSKVPQIGNVILEDNVDVGACTTIDRATLGSTVIKKGVKLDNQIQIAHNVVIGENTVIASQTGIAGSTKIGKNCIIGGQVGIVGHITIGDNVRIQAQSGVGKNIPDGVAIQGTPALGYTDFNKSYVHFRNLPKIVADVHELKKKSKQQN, encoded by the coding sequence ATGAAATTTACAGCAGAACAAATAGCAGGAATACTAGAAGGCGAGGTAGTAGGTAACCCAAATGCCGAAGTACACAAGCTATCGAAGATAGAAGAAGGAACAAAAGGGTCGCTTACTTTTTTAGCAAACCCTAAGTATCAACAATACATATATTCTACAGAGGCTACTATAGCTATAGTTAATAAATCTTTTGAACCAGAGAGCCCTATAAGCACTACTTTAATAAAGGTAGAGGATGCTTATAAATCGTTTTCAAAATTACTTGAATATTATAATCAAGTAAAATTAATGAAATCGGGAATAGAGCAACCATCTGTTATAGGAGATGATGTAGTATATGGAGATAACCTATACCTTGGAAGTTTTTGTTACATAGGTAAAAATGTGAAAATTGGTAACAATGTAAAAATATACCCTAACAGTTTTGTGGGCGATAATGTTACCATTGGCGATAATACTATACTATTTGCAGGAGTACGCATTTACTCAGAATCAGAGATAGGTAATAACTGTACTATACATTCAGGAGTTATTATAGGTTCAGATGGTTTTGGTTTTGCCCCAAATGAAGAAGGAGTGTATAGTAAAGTACCACAAATAGGTAATGTTATATTAGAAGATAATGTAGACGTAGGCGCATGTACTACTATAGATAGAGCTACACTAGGTTCTACAGTAATAAAGAAAGGTGTAAAACTTGATAATCAGATACAAATAGCGCATAACGTAGTTATAGGAGAAAATACAGTGATTGCTTCGCAAACAGGTATTGCAGGTTCGACCAAAATCGGGAAAAACTGTATTATAGGTGGGCAAGTAGGTATTGTAGGTCATATAACTATTGGTGATAATGTAAGAATACAAGCCCAATCAGGTGTTGGTAAAAATATTCCTGATGGTGTAGCTATTCAAGGTACACCTGCATTGGGTTATACTGATTTTAATAAATCGTATGTTCATTTTAGGAACTTACCAAAAATAGTAGCAGACGTACACGAGCTTAAAAAAAAATCTAAACAACAAAACTAA
- the tsaE gene encoding tRNA (adenosine(37)-N6)-threonylcarbamoyltransferase complex ATPase subunit type 1 TsaE, with amino-acid sequence MEITFSLEEIDATAKQLLAADLKQIVVFHASMGAGKTTLIKAIARQMGVKDITSSPTFSLVNEYETAGGKPLFHFDLYRLNTEEEAYDMGIDEYFYSGNMCLIEWPEKTPNLIPLDHSSISIKQLADGRRHVTLK; translated from the coding sequence ATGGAAATTACTTTCTCTCTAGAGGAAATAGATGCTACTGCAAAACAACTACTTGCAGCAGACTTAAAACAAATAGTGGTTTTTCATGCATCTATGGGTGCAGGAAAAACCACACTTATTAAGGCTATTGCCCGTCAAATGGGGGTTAAAGATATAACATCTAGCCCTACATTTTCTTTAGTAAATGAATATGAAACAGCAGGCGGAAAACCGTTATTTCATTTTGATTTATACAGACTGAACACTGAAGAGGAGGCCTATGATATGGGCATAGATGAATATTTTTATTCAGGAAATATGTGCCTCATAGAATGGCCAGAAAAAACACCAAATCTTATACCGCTAGACCACTCCTCTATTTCTATAAAACAATTAGCAGATGGCAGACGCCACGTAACGCTGAAATAA
- a CDS encoding DEAD/DEAH box helicase, producing MTTFLDFNLPKSLQKALDEMGFVTPTPIQERAMPVILSGRDMMGIAQTGTGKTFAYLLPILKQWKFAKTETPRVVIMVPTRELVVQVAEEVEKLTAYMSVRTLGIYGGVNINTQRKRVYEGVDILVATPGRLMDLALDNVVRFDAMQKLVIDEFDEILNLGFRVQITSVLSMMKLKRQSILFSATMTDDVDEMLNDFFDFPEEVSLAASGTPLEKIEQLGYHVPNFLTKINLLKQLLQTDGYDRVLVFVNNKRTADLVMESLEEDYPDQFGVIHSNKSQNYRLNTMASFQQGELRGIVTTDVMARGLDITDVTHVINIDFPEVPEQYIHRIGRTGRADKTGIAISLISPKEQELQIEAEMLMEKELKLLPIPEEVEIVERLLDFEKEKQKRKVLLKRPKQEGGEAFHEKKEKNKKVNLGGPGKTKPRKTKPRNRGVEKTRAAKRKKGK from the coding sequence ATGACCACTTTTCTAGATTTCAACTTACCCAAATCATTACAAAAAGCATTAGACGAAATGGGATTTGTTACCCCTACTCCTATTCAAGAACGTGCTATGCCCGTAATACTATCGGGGCGCGATATGATGGGTATTGCCCAAACAGGTACTGGTAAAACATTTGCCTATTTATTGCCTATATTAAAGCAGTGGAAATTTGCAAAAACCGAGACCCCTCGTGTTGTTATTATGGTTCCTACGAGAGAGCTAGTAGTACAAGTAGCCGAAGAAGTAGAAAAACTTACAGCCTATATGTCTGTACGTACATTGGGTATATATGGTGGTGTAAATATAAACACACAAAGAAAACGCGTATATGAAGGTGTAGATATACTTGTTGCCACTCCTGGAAGATTAATGGACCTTGCTCTTGATAACGTAGTGCGATTTGATGCTATGCAAAAGCTAGTTATTGATGAGTTTGACGAAATACTTAACCTAGGGTTTCGCGTTCAGATAACATCTGTACTATCAATGATGAAGTTAAAAAGACAAAGTATCCTCTTTTCGGCAACAATGACGGATGATGTAGATGAAATGCTTAATGACTTTTTTGATTTCCCTGAAGAAGTATCATTGGCAGCTTCAGGTACACCTCTAGAAAAAATAGAACAACTAGGTTATCATGTCCCTAATTTCCTTACAAAAATAAACCTATTAAAGCAGTTACTACAAACAGATGGTTATGACCGTGTACTTGTTTTCGTAAACAATAAACGTACTGCCGATTTAGTAATGGAAAGTCTTGAAGAAGATTATCCTGATCAGTTTGGTGTAATACACTCTAACAAATCGCAAAATTACCGTCTTAATACTATGGCATCCTTTCAACAGGGTGAACTTAGAGGTATTGTGACTACCGATGTTATGGCACGTGGTCTTGATATTACTGATGTTACACACGTTATTAATATTGATTTTCCAGAAGTGCCAGAACAATACATTCACCGTATAGGGCGAACAGGACGTGCTGATAAAACAGGTATTGCTATAAGCCTAATAAGTCCTAAAGAGCAAGAACTGCAAATAGAAGCCGAAATGTTAATGGAAAAAGAGCTTAAACTTTTACCAATACCAGAAGAGGTAGAAATAGTAGAACGTTTGCTAGACTTTGAAAAAGAAAAGCAGAAAAGAAAAGTACTACTTAAACGTCCTAAACAAGAAGGTGGTGAAGCTTTTCATGAAAAGAAAGAAAAAAATAAAAAAGTAAATCTTGGGGGACCAGGTAAAACCAAACCTCGTAAAACTAAACCTCGTAATAGAGGTGTAGAAAAAACAAGAGCTGCAAAACGAAAAAAAGGTAAATAG
- a CDS encoding sulfite exporter TauE/SafE family protein, whose product MENSIILITVGLLIGTVGTLIGAGGGFILVPLLLIFYPEFSPEIITAISMAVVSANAISGTFAYARSGRVDYKAGVTFALFTIPGSILGVYTVQYIPQRLFNIIFGILLLLLSAYLLYKNKNAIFAATKPIVKKGYKQRLITDNNGTVYNYSYNSKLGNFISIIVGYISPLLGIGGGIIHVPAMVNLLKFPVHIATATSHFILAVMTTVSVLVHAFNGTYDDPATVKMILLLALGVVPGAQIGAMLSHKIKGTFIIKALAVCLILVGIRILFKSFM is encoded by the coding sequence TTGGAAAATTCAATTATACTAATAACCGTCGGTTTATTAATAGGAACAGTAGGAACATTAATAGGCGCTGGCGGCGGTTTTATCCTTGTTCCTCTTTTACTCATTTTTTACCCTGAATTTAGTCCCGAAATAATTACAGCTATATCTATGGCGGTTGTATCTGCCAATGCTATATCTGGTACTTTTGCTTATGCCCGTTCAGGACGTGTTGATTATAAGGCAGGAGTAACATTTGCACTTTTCACCATACCTGGTTCTATTTTAGGCGTATATACAGTACAGTATATACCTCAAAGACTGTTTAATATTATATTCGGTATATTACTGCTGTTACTCTCGGCATATCTATTATACAAAAATAAAAATGCAATTTTTGCGGCAACAAAACCTATTGTAAAAAAAGGCTATAAACAACGTTTAATTACTGATAATAACGGGACTGTTTATAATTATAGCTATAATAGTAAACTAGGTAATTTTATAAGTATTATTGTAGGCTATATATCACCACTATTAGGCATTGGCGGAGGTATAATACATGTACCTGCTATGGTTAATTTATTAAAGTTCCCTGTACATATAGCTACGGCAACTTCTCATTTTATATTAGCTGTAATGACTACTGTAAGTGTTTTAGTACATGCCTTTAATGGTACTTATGATGATCCTGCCACTGTTAAAATGATACTATTATTAGCACTTGGTGTAGTACCAGGTGCACAAATAGGTGCAATGCTATCACATAAAATAAAAGGTACTTTTATTATTAAAGCACTTGCTGTATGCCTTATACTTGTAGGTATAAGAATATTATTTAAAAGCTTTATGTAG